A part of Acropora palmata chromosome 6, jaAcrPala1.3, whole genome shotgun sequence genomic DNA contains:
- the LOC141883412 gene encoding TNF receptor-associated factor 4-like encodes MSSQSGALVESKSFALTSKGQDKQMGRSQLRPNESMETEAIQRFLSICLKQFFICSQDGSEESGSSPADSANENETLSETSEEIFRLNSDDITCRFCKDAMLPVTLALKSHLDACPLYPVECPNMCGEMAVPREKLTNHIKENCPNKQEHCLHKDVGCSYQGPKGDMHKHLQEKTEYHLEMALEIIKEQKTELGIQRGRLRKQEENVAHLMESVTKLTAMFEETIKKNAEQEKAINRLSEQMKEQKKHQSKHEKELKNRITELENSGSEIAPQNALFRYPGLNGYGELVWRISSFPRRLQRVQSGRGDDPMTSEPFYTSAFGYKIAVWAYINGRGKEEGICLSLYACVMSGEYDATLHWPIRPRYTFSLLDQNPDFEARKDLTRVRKVHDIKRDDTRRKGIDRPGRDERAIIVGFDDFIKHEELEAGNFLVEDSLFVRVLVDISDS; translated from the exons ATGTCTTCGCAGTCAGGAGCGTTGGTTGAGAGCAAGTCGTTCGCACTAACGAGTAAAGGACAAGATAAACAAATGGGTAGAAGTCAACTTCGCCCTAATGAGTCAATGGAAACAGAGGCCATTCAAAGATTTCTATCCATTTGTTTGAAACAGTTCTTTATTTGTTCGCAAGATGGTTCCGAAGAAAGCGGCTCTTCTCCCGCCGATTCTGCAAAC gaaaacgaGACGTTAAGTGAGACCAGTGAGGAGATATTTCGATTGAACAGTGATGATATCACCTGCAGATTTTGCAAAGATGCAATGCTCCCAGTAACTCTGGCCTTGAAG AGCCATTTAGACGCCTGCCCGCTATACCCAGTGGAATGTCCTAATATGTGCGGCGAGATGGCGGTTCCCAGAGAGAAG CTCACGAACCACATCAAGGAAAATTGTCCGAACAAACAAGAACACTGCCTTCACAAAGACGTCGGATGTTCATATCAG GGTCCCAAGGGTGACATGCACAAACATCTTCAAGAAAAAACGGAATATCATCTTGAGATGGCCTTAGAAATAATTAAAGAGCAGAAAACAGAGCTTGGAATTCAGAGAGGCCGCCTTCGAAAACAAGAGGAAAACGTAGCACACCTCATGGAGAGTGTTACGAAGCTGACTGCGATGTTTGAAGagacaataaagaaaaacgcAGAGCAAGAAAAGGCCATCAATCGATTGTCTGAACAaatgaaagaacaaaagaaacatcagtcaaaacatgaaaaagagcTTAAGAACAGAATAACGGAATTAGAAAATAGTGGCTCAGAAATTGCACCCCAAAATGCACTTTTTCGTTATCCAGGACTCAATGGGTATGGGGAACTTGTATGGCGTATTTCAAGCTTTCCTCGAAGATTACAACGAGTTCAGTCGGGTCGCGGCGATGACCCGATGACAAGCGAACCGTTTTACACATCGGCATTCGGTTATAAGATCGCAGTCTGGGCTTACATAAACGGTAGAGGTAAAGAAGAAGGAATTTGTTTATCTTTATATGCATGCGTCATGTCTGGGGAATATGATGCGACTCTCCATTGGCCAATTCGACCGCGTTACACCTTTTCCTTGTTAGATCAGAATCCAGACTTTGAAGCAAGGAAAGATCTCACGCGGGTGCGCAAAGTCCACGATATCAAGCGTGATGATACGAGAAGAAAAGGCATAGACAGACCTGGTCGCGATGAAAGAGCTATCATTGTGGGATTTGATGATTTCATTAAACACGAAGAACTCGAAGCAGGAAACTTTCTTGTGGAGGATTCTCTGTTCGTCCGTGTTTTAGTGGACATTTCTGACTCATAG